A stretch of the Hippocampus zosterae strain Florida chromosome 18, ASM2543408v3, whole genome shotgun sequence genome encodes the following:
- the LOC127590995 gene encoding lysosome membrane protein 2-like codes for MTRRSCAIYAVGVISAILLIVGIGLTASQAFRKLMYNRLKKEIVLVEGSRVFESWKRPPPPVYMEYFFFNVTNLDEFLAGAKPVVNQVGPYTYREYRYKDNVTMVNDGKMVSAYNTKSFVFLRDKSVGDPALDNIVTVNIPAWAVMNKAKGSFWKSSIVSVWMNTLKSGLFTTRTVDELLWGYEDPLLARIAQMSPEVDTIFGLMYGKNGTNDGEFIFHTGEQNYLDYGRVETWKGQRQLTFWNSNHSNTIDGSDGSAFHPLLKKDERIYIFTPDLCRTIYMDFEKDVEVRGIPAYRYTPPRSVLASKEENPDNEGFCVTPQQCLGTGLLKVSPCRKGAPVVASFPHFYLGDSKYVAAIEGMSPERIHHQTYLDLNPTTGIIVRANKRAQINILINRIPTFAKTKGLNETIFPVMFLNESVVIDEASAARVHKLLMIVKVVSNFPLIFVALGAIMLLVLTLLLIRERKQKDSAEENTSYSPVSEKEKEKEDPQNGTYIGLTPKVDAQA; via the exons ATGACGAGGAGGTCGTGCGCGATCTACGCGGTGGGCGTCATTAGCGCCATCCTGCTCATCGTGGGCATCGGCCTGACCGCCTCCCAGGCTTTCCGCAAGCTGATGTACAACCGTCTCAAGAAG GAGATTGTTTTGGTGGAGGGAAGCCGCGTGTTTGAGTCATGGAAGAGGCCGCCACCTCCCGTCTACATGGAGTACTTCTTCTTCAACGTCACCAACTTGGATGAGTTCCTTGCAGGGGCCAAGCCAGTCGTCAACCAGGTCGGACCCTACACGTACAG AGAGTACAGGTACAAGGACAACGTGACCATGGTGAACGATGGCAAAATGGTGTCGGCATACAACACGAAAAGCTTCGTCTTCCTGAGAGACAAGTCTGTTGGCGACCCTGCGTTGGATAACATCGTCACTGTTAATATACCCGCTTGG GCGGTGATGAACAAGGCCAAAGGGAGCTTCTGGAAATCCTCGATCGTGTCCGTCTggatgaacacgctcaaaaGCGGATTGTTCACCACTCGCACCGTGGACGAACTGCTGTGGGGCTATGAGGACCCCCTGCTGGCCCGAATCGCTCAAATGAGTCCAGAAGTGGACACGATTTTTGGTCTTATGTACGGG AAAAATGGAACCAACGATGGGGAATTCATCTTTCACACCGGGGAGCAGAATTACTTGGATTACGGCCGAGTGGAAACATGGAAAGGTCAAAG GCAGCTGACCTTCTGGAACTCCAATCACAGCAACACCATCGACGGGTCCGACGGAAGTGCCTTTCATCCCCTACTGAAAAAGGACGAACGCATTTATATTTTCACCCCGGACCTTTGCAG GACCATCTACATGGATTTCGAGAAGGACGTAGAGGTGAGAGGGATCCCGGCATACCGCTACACGCCGCCGCGTTCCGTCCTGGCCAGCAAAGAAGAGAACccggacaacgagggtttctgCGTCACCCCGCAGCAGTGCCTGGGAACGGGCCTGCTCAAAGTCAGTCCTTGTCGGAAAG gtgctccagtCGTGGCCTCTTTCCCTCATTTCTATCTCGGAGATTCCAAATATGTGGCAGCGATCGAAGGAATGTCGCCCGAGAGAATTCATCACCAAACCTACCTCGACCTAAACCCG ACCACCGGCATAATTGTACGTGCCAACAAGAGGGCGCAGATCAACATCCTAATCAATAGGATACCCACATTCGC GAAAACTAAAGGCCTAAACGAAACCATCTTCCCCGTCATGTTCCTGAATGAG AGCGTGGTTATCGATGAGGCGTCGGCGGCGAGAGTTCACAAGCTGCTGATGATTGTTAAGGTTGTTTCCAACTTCCCGCTTATCTTTGTGGCTCTGGGCGCCATTATGCTGCTGGTCCTGACCCTCCTGCTGATACGCGAGCGAAAGCAGAAG GACAGCGCAGAGGAGAACACATCTTACTCTCCGGTGAgcgaaaaggaaaaagaaaaagaagacccTCAAAATGGAACGTACATCGGCCTGACGCCCAAGGTGGACGCGCAAGCTTGA